The following coding sequences lie in one Verrucomicrobiales bacterium genomic window:
- a CDS encoding proprotein convertase P-domain-containing protein, with product MNSIRNTASFPRTTVRHGIVAGLLLLAATLQTFAQQVFPTFSGRVVSGPDDTGLAGVRVSWTLSPNNGGASGGGGVTTTDANGNYSGTFSAATAGSGFEWRFTFTKANHTINGFDRRVIGFSGNSVMPDPSVRYGPLTGQVRSGTFGVPGVMIFPGDFPTVTSTPRPPTGNIPDNSGAGIEFTQNRDEPGFITGIAVTPTISHPRAGDLEITLIHPDGTTVDLRKANSDAFAYNNPTYSEFVSSFESPAKLFGKSVSGAWKLRVRDLVGGNVGTLVSWSMVVTTGPVVTDANGNFDAGIAKNHRSLPSHPLVTSFTATFTDIPAGVPTALYVQTGTIVGSVFPTTANTLLRQQILSSIRLRAPQAPLNDQRGAVVSQTLGTYDLSQRTGDGTIFANVPVMGNVNAVITPSGRGMTFSPASITSYAGATNVNFTITASPPAIGLPSSVTMNEDETFYGFATVADLEQSAASLTVVSRYSNNPQLISSEGILVGGPLAEPSSRPLVLTPIPNQFGTATVSVVISDGALLTTNSLQLVVNPVEDTPTAGMAGALSLNGVDGYVAVSPGSVIPTSGDFTVEAWAYLNPGTTGNREILSQGTSGNAFYIGMGNGIVRAGDTWQNPNNVPFPIGVWTHFAVVKSGSSAFLYTNGVLVASIGSGVVNPAASEFRIGRQYGGFGENWAGRIDEVRVWTTARTASDIRRTMTVPLAGNEPSLRAYYRFEEASGVIAYDSASNVGTQGGPEDGYLTGGASWGNNNGINGRQGIHRYTVDEDTATPLYLVGQDVDGRPINTNLTYTLDAPPQHGTVSRSSGLIGVSGENPIIYLPATNYIGPDIIKYTVTDSTGLRRGATLEINVANINDVPTISAIPDQLIIEDTTNTIAFVVNDSDANQVKADLAVSVVFESGGTVPILTNWVTTANGTNRTLRIVPVPGEIGNVIVTVTVRDTPGDSASRTFELAVLPKPAYAVRDIGTLPGWSTSFGMAINDQGQVAGYAGRNSSAEGRAFRFNGILDGGTLTDLGAPAGSTSYAHGMNGNGEITGSVIEGGVLPQAFVYRTGGFIKLGFAGVGNRSEGRAINGPGQVIGFGNLTANAGNRGVIYTNGVWGVLPSLIETEVSEAFGINDGGQIAGRAVINNALRAVLYTEGGRLVVPLTGGATNNYAHAINSAGALAGAMTINGTARAFRWEEGRDPVLLGGLTGNGTSVAFGINNFRQSVGTAHNGSGTARAFLHSADQMYDMNDLLPPDSQWQLDEARAINSEGWITGTGRTNGQTRAFIAIPAWVIGRKIARPLGATALVAPEIELLERGSTFDTEQNAFYWSQAEGRLYAIRPVTARLRWRLDSNPGNTNRVVSVGQNIWPRTPTVHVANTPSEVQPQGVELPHSYRELQYTTATGAGVDPSAAIFNASGIGYSVLRYVKSDGQQPNEAIHFPAFDVVRTVLWDDTRYLDDNKSVFVGDTLEYPGHFDYLDRQGHVFFPNAFYDGSGADRAYDRPTRFGSIIPVNVPNATTAAPTNQLVVVWYRTNRLGVAWSGLPVRYAVEWPVNTTHLVSIANGLGSGPLEDALHPNKKVYVQPEPHLPGYNPNEEHALIGPSSSGEALYALRNDLNAGLNVSEPYALLKFRNPGNGKWAMRTYKVIFEGDPTFEGVAGNAVQPPLPISLMMPQCDNSRILKGPGWKNHLGTIYAKSAGPYGEHAEITIQWWYQLQPGFYYPVNGRREGNCVDWITVVDGRSRPIDASYDIRWPDDPPILNIGESLLTPKRGLPGVKDWAHASIIYDDIDPGDTNRIYALARFYDPLSPRTITNVANYTLPPEIKQELIVDKVYFPELPYHLKQRFTYNPQTRELTFAGVYDTGAEFGGADNPLLLPNVMSPRDWERIQQLSRTGIWRDAIKRLYYFTRNPNGVDLSPQNGRPDDELRLGLTMSGTNVVLEKFGAGPKALTAGLGGIPPAEPRPGKALSFNGVFDPITLGNFGALVGDFTISTWAKVSAANNNGAFFVTSSGFEFSPQPGANRFVISDRAGLDLPGIVSHVFDADWHHYALVRETTNLTVFVDGVRIGSALASGLQETSGFAIGQGFNGQLDEFQIWNVALSSSDLKRRMRKQLNGREEGLIAYFHFDEGAGTTIASATVSGLPGSFGGASTRWVDSTAPAAIPPRFITLAENNDANRPELPTTLYVVRIDEGPTLGDVKVLPSDNVFDERITMRHSADFGGAPELMEFEWYYHPDTGGEVATDLPVVDGSGNIIDPRGWFIYSTEDAGQGFNDITLGEGPRNGLLTMSDNWFICRYRGYNIDGVTKWSDWVGQPGGGRAQLAEGWIKRVIDGLNPFEQRSDSFHSTEASTLVNMLTQAGRRYEGPVAFNPDPSYLNTVGLIEAYTTVFERGKSLSIEGTPPVNYEPANTSLLLVGGRIADFYMMLGNEAYADSTDPTIGFATDGTGGTDYGVFASSVFAFQNQLDSLLEEELVLLRGRDASSASVRIGPVYNRLFWNLTRGDGELAYAQSYNIIDVNFDGFVNIDDASAMFPQGHGDAWGHFLTATKAYYDLLRNTNYTWVPRAESVRLGGAVVAVDYLDERKFARAAAAKAKVGAETVNLTYRQTYVDDPAGQFQGYKDTDAERAWGLFEWAQRTRQAAYVDWLMANTILPAQDPDPTHSGITRIDRTTVTEIGEIAANADEIQAQLDKADRGLNPLGLGKGVVPFDVDPFFLDIGSGTQSRTHFDQIYERAETAMNNAMNAFNNASQLTTALRRQQDSDTDFARNIQEQERDYKSRLIEIFGYPYSGDIGPGKTYPSDYDGPDLYHYMYANATELISSTTATTRSFTRVLSSVETDYGSFGFYFPGDTSSRALQNSVLRVTYPQTAASYSLLAPASWGQRRAPGELQLAVSDLLQADASLRISLANYDALINQIEDAVDLLDAQYALSNVVVTALGDQQSEVESINSLITNYRIVSGVFRRAGSIARDVAEVAAITIDNPLDLGSVGASAVATYALAAAEIAESIADGTDGAIATEEQSKEELELTTGLTIETASQSFEVQQRVKEVQQLIRSEPAARIEAYQLAETVRQAATRYQAALAGGQRLMQERLAFRRYTAGDIQDSRYQDMTFRVFRNDAVQKYRAQFDLAARYVYLAAIAYDYETQMLGTQNGSGRDFLTQIVRDRSLGVMQDGIPVVGQPGLSDSLGRLKQNFNVLKGQLGLTVPALEGNKFSLRSQMMRISPDEGGEEAWRNELKKARVADLWQVPEFRRYCRPFAPESAGAQPGLVLRFGTTVTFGLNYFGWPLGGGDSSYDPTYFATKIRSAGVWFDSYDGSGLSRTPRVYLVPAGIDVLRSPTGSSLATREWKVLDQQIPPPFKLGKTTLRNPSYIPIHDSLSSVFGDVRKFSSLRAYHDGGEFDESEAATDTRLVGRSVWNTEWLLIIPGGTLLSNPNQGLDTFINSVGDIRMFFQSYSYSGN from the coding sequence GCCCGCTTACGGGACAGGTCAGGTCAGGCACCTTCGGTGTGCCCGGAGTGATGATTTTTCCCGGGGACTTCCCGACTGTAACCAGTACGCCGAGGCCCCCTACCGGCAACATTCCTGACAATTCAGGCGCCGGCATCGAATTCACCCAAAACAGAGATGAACCCGGCTTCATCACCGGCATTGCCGTCACGCCCACCATCAGCCATCCGCGCGCTGGCGACCTGGAGATCACTTTGATTCACCCCGACGGCACTACCGTCGATCTCCGCAAGGCCAACTCGGATGCCTTCGCCTACAACAACCCGACCTACAGCGAATTTGTCAGTTCTTTTGAATCGCCGGCCAAATTGTTCGGCAAATCCGTAAGCGGCGCGTGGAAGCTGCGCGTTAGGGATTTGGTAGGGGGCAATGTAGGAACACTCGTGAGTTGGAGCATGGTCGTGACGACTGGTCCGGTGGTCACGGATGCCAATGGTAATTTCGATGCGGGCATCGCCAAGAATCATCGTTCGCTTCCATCTCATCCGCTCGTGACCAGCTTCACTGCGACTTTCACCGACATTCCAGCAGGTGTACCAACCGCCCTCTACGTGCAGACAGGAACCATCGTCGGTAGCGTCTTCCCTACGACCGCGAACACCCTGCTCCGTCAGCAGATACTCTCAAGCATCAGACTCCGCGCTCCACAGGCACCGTTGAATGACCAAAGGGGGGCGGTCGTCTCCCAGACTCTTGGTACGTATGATCTTTCCCAGCGGACCGGTGACGGAACGATCTTTGCCAACGTGCCTGTCATGGGGAATGTCAACGCCGTGATTACTCCCAGCGGACGCGGCATGACATTCTCGCCGGCGAGCATCACGTCGTATGCAGGCGCGACCAACGTGAACTTCACCATCACCGCCTCACCGCCTGCCATCGGCCTCCCGTCCAGCGTCACGATGAACGAGGACGAGACCTTCTACGGCTTCGCCACGGTCGCCGATCTCGAACAATCTGCGGCGTCGCTGACCGTGGTCTCACGGTACTCAAACAATCCGCAGCTGATCAGCTCCGAAGGCATCCTCGTGGGCGGACCGCTTGCCGAACCTTCATCGCGGCCGTTGGTGCTGACGCCGATTCCGAACCAATTCGGCACGGCCACGGTGTCCGTAGTCATCAGCGACGGCGCGCTCTTGACGACCAATTCCCTCCAGCTCGTCGTGAATCCAGTGGAGGACACGCCAACCGCGGGCATGGCGGGCGCGCTGAGTTTGAACGGCGTGGACGGTTACGTGGCCGTTTCGCCCGGCTCGGTGATTCCGACCTCTGGTGATTTCACGGTGGAAGCGTGGGCTTACCTGAATCCGGGCACTACCGGAAACCGTGAGATTCTTTCGCAAGGCACCAGCGGCAACGCGTTCTACATCGGCATGGGCAACGGAATCGTGCGCGCGGGAGACACTTGGCAGAACCCGAATAACGTTCCGTTCCCGATCGGCGTCTGGACGCACTTCGCGGTTGTGAAATCCGGTAGTAGCGCATTCCTCTACACCAACGGCGTGCTGGTCGCATCCATCGGCTCCGGTGTTGTCAACCCCGCCGCCAGTGAGTTCCGCATCGGCCGCCAATACGGCGGCTTTGGCGAAAACTGGGCCGGTCGCATCGACGAAGTCCGCGTGTGGACCACCGCGCGCACCGCGAGCGACATCCGCCGCACGATGACTGTACCGCTGGCCGGCAACGAACCGAGCCTGCGCGCTTACTACCGCTTCGAGGAAGCCTCGGGAGTCATCGCCTACGACTCCGCATCGAACGTCGGCACGCAGGGCGGTCCGGAGGACGGCTACCTGACAGGAGGCGCCTCCTGGGGCAACAACAACGGCATCAACGGCCGTCAGGGCATCCATCGCTACACGGTTGATGAGGACACCGCGACGCCACTTTACCTCGTCGGCCAGGACGTGGACGGCCGCCCAATCAACACCAATCTCACTTACACCCTCGATGCGCCTCCCCAGCACGGCACCGTGAGCCGCAGCAGCGGGTTGATAGGCGTCAGCGGCGAGAACCCGATCATCTACCTCCCGGCGACGAATTACATCGGGCCGGACATCATCAAATACACCGTTACCGACAGCACCGGGCTGAGGCGGGGCGCGACCCTAGAAATCAACGTCGCCAACATCAACGACGTCCCGACCATCAGCGCGATTCCCGACCAGCTCATCATCGAGGACACGACCAACACGATCGCATTCGTCGTCAATGATTCGGACGCCAACCAGGTGAAAGCCGACCTCGCGGTCAGCGTCGTCTTCGAGTCCGGCGGCACGGTGCCGATCCTGACGAATTGGGTCACCACGGCCAACGGCACCAATCGCACGCTTCGCATCGTCCCGGTCCCGGGCGAGATCGGCAATGTCATCGTCACTGTTACCGTGCGCGATACGCCGGGCGACTCCGCGAGCCGAACGTTCGAGCTCGCGGTGCTTCCGAAGCCCGCCTACGCCGTGCGCGACATCGGCACGCTCCCAGGCTGGTCCACCAGCTTCGGCATGGCCATCAATGATCAAGGTCAGGTCGCCGGCTACGCGGGCCGCAATTCCAGCGCGGAGGGACGTGCCTTCCGTTTTAACGGGATTCTCGATGGCGGCACGCTGACCGATCTCGGTGCGCCCGCCGGAAGCACCAGCTACGCCCACGGCATGAATGGGAACGGGGAGATCACCGGCTCGGTGATAGAAGGGGGCGTGCTGCCGCAGGCGTTCGTCTATCGTACTGGTGGCTTTATCAAGCTCGGTTTCGCGGGGGTCGGCAATCGCTCCGAAGGCCGCGCCATCAATGGGCCGGGCCAGGTGATCGGCTTCGGCAACCTCACCGCAAATGCTGGCAACCGCGGGGTCATCTACACCAACGGCGTGTGGGGCGTGCTCCCTTCGTTGATTGAAACCGAGGTGTCGGAAGCCTTCGGGATCAATGACGGCGGACAGATTGCCGGTCGCGCTGTCATCAACAACGCCCTCCGCGCCGTGCTTTACACTGAGGGCGGCCGGCTTGTAGTTCCGCTTACTGGCGGTGCGACGAACAATTACGCCCATGCGATCAACAGCGCAGGCGCCCTGGCCGGCGCCATGACCATCAACGGCACGGCTCGGGCCTTCCGGTGGGAGGAGGGACGGGACCCGGTGCTGCTTGGCGGATTGACAGGCAACGGCACCAGTGTCGCCTTTGGCATCAATAACTTCCGGCAGAGCGTTGGAACTGCCCACAACGGTTCCGGCACTGCCCGCGCCTTCCTGCACAGTGCCGACCAGATGTATGATATGAACGATCTGCTCCCGCCCGATTCGCAGTGGCAGCTCGACGAAGCCCGTGCCATCAACAGCGAGGGTTGGATCACCGGCACCGGTCGCACCAACGGCCAGACGCGCGCGTTCATCGCCATCCCGGCGTGGGTCATCGGACGCAAAATTGCCCGACCGCTGGGTGCCACGGCGCTCGTTGCCCCCGAGATTGAGCTTCTCGAGCGCGGCAGCACGTTCGACACCGAACAAAATGCATTCTACTGGAGCCAAGCCGAAGGCCGCCTCTACGCCATTCGTCCGGTCACGGCCCGGTTACGCTGGCGGCTCGATTCCAATCCGGGCAACACCAACCGTGTCGTTTCGGTTGGCCAGAACATCTGGCCGCGCACGCCGACCGTTCACGTCGCGAACACGCCGAGTGAAGTGCAGCCGCAGGGCGTCGAGCTGCCACACAGTTACCGTGAGCTCCAATACACCACCGCGACGGGTGCGGGGGTGGATCCGAGCGCAGCGATCTTCAACGCCTCGGGCATCGGTTACTCGGTGTTGCGCTACGTGAAGTCCGACGGCCAGCAACCCAACGAAGCGATTCATTTCCCGGCGTTCGATGTCGTCCGCACCGTGCTGTGGGACGACACGCGTTACCTCGATGACAACAAGTCGGTCTTTGTCGGCGACACGCTCGAGTACCCCGGGCACTTCGATTACCTCGATCGTCAGGGCCATGTCTTCTTCCCTAACGCATTCTACGACGGCTCCGGCGCCGACCGTGCCTACGATCGCCCCACGCGTTTCGGCTCGATCATCCCGGTGAACGTCCCCAACGCCACCACTGCGGCACCGACGAATCAGCTCGTGGTCGTCTGGTATCGCACGAACCGTCTCGGCGTGGCGTGGTCTGGTCTGCCGGTGCGTTACGCCGTCGAATGGCCCGTAAACACCACCCACCTCGTCAGCATCGCCAATGGCCTCGGTTCCGGCCCTCTTGAGGACGCGCTGCATCCGAATAAGAAGGTGTACGTCCAACCGGAACCGCATCTCCCCGGTTACAACCCGAACGAGGAACACGCGCTCATAGGTCCATCGTCCTCCGGCGAAGCGCTCTACGCGTTACGCAACGACCTCAACGCCGGACTGAACGTCTCCGAGCCTTATGCACTGCTGAAGTTCCGCAACCCCGGCAACGGCAAATGGGCGATGCGCACCTACAAGGTCATCTTCGAGGGCGACCCGACCTTCGAGGGCGTCGCGGGCAACGCCGTTCAACCGCCGCTGCCCATCAGCCTGATGATGCCGCAGTGCGACAACTCGCGAATCCTCAAAGGACCTGGTTGGAAGAATCATCTGGGCACGATCTACGCCAAGTCCGCTGGCCCCTACGGCGAGCATGCCGAGATCACCATTCAGTGGTGGTATCAACTCCAGCCCGGCTTCTACTATCCGGTGAATGGTCGCCGCGAAGGCAACTGCGTCGACTGGATCACCGTGGTGGATGGACGTTCCCGTCCGATCGATGCCAGTTACGACATCCGTTGGCCGGACGATCCGCCGATCCTCAACATTGGCGAAAGCCTGCTGACGCCGAAGCGCGGCCTGCCCGGCGTCAAGGACTGGGCGCATGCGAGCATCATTTACGACGACATCGATCCCGGAGACACCAACAGAATCTACGCGCTTGCGCGTTTCTACGATCCGCTGTCACCACGCACGATTACGAACGTCGCGAATTACACTCTCCCGCCTGAGATCAAACAGGAGCTGATCGTCGACAAGGTCTACTTCCCTGAGCTTCCGTATCACCTCAAGCAGCGGTTCACGTACAATCCGCAGACTCGCGAACTCACCTTCGCGGGTGTTTACGACACCGGAGCCGAATTCGGCGGAGCGGATAATCCTTTGTTACTCCCGAACGTCATGAGTCCGCGGGATTGGGAGCGCATTCAGCAACTCTCCCGAACGGGAATTTGGCGCGACGCGATCAAGCGTCTCTATTACTTCACCCGCAATCCGAACGGCGTCGACTTGTCGCCGCAGAACGGCCGGCCCGACGATGAACTGCGTCTCGGCCTTACCATGAGCGGCACCAATGTGGTGCTGGAGAAGTTCGGCGCCGGGCCGAAGGCACTCACCGCCGGCCTCGGTGGCATCCCACCTGCCGAACCCAGGCCCGGGAAGGCCCTCAGCTTCAACGGGGTCTTTGATCCCATCACGCTGGGCAACTTCGGCGCCCTCGTCGGGGATTTCACCATCTCCACCTGGGCGAAAGTCTCCGCCGCCAACAACAACGGTGCGTTCTTTGTCACGTCGTCCGGTTTCGAGTTCAGTCCGCAGCCAGGCGCGAATCGCTTCGTGATCAGCGATCGTGCCGGGCTCGACCTCCCCGGAATTGTGTCGCATGTCTTCGACGCGGACTGGCACCACTACGCGCTCGTTCGCGAGACGACGAACCTCACTGTGTTCGTGGATGGGGTCCGCATCGGCAGCGCGCTGGCCTCCGGCCTGCAGGAGACCTCCGGCTTTGCGATCGGCCAGGGCTTCAACGGCCAGCTCGATGAGTTTCAGATCTGGAACGTCGCCCTCAGTTCCTCCGATCTCAAACGTCGGATGCGCAAGCAGCTCAACGGGCGCGAAGAGGGGCTCATCGCCTACTTCCACTTCGACGAAGGTGCCGGGACCACGATTGCGTCCGCGACCGTCAGCGGGCTGCCCGGGAGCTTCGGGGGAGCATCGACTCGGTGGGTGGATTCCACGGCGCCCGCCGCCATACCGCCGCGCTTCATCACGCTCGCCGAGAACAACGACGCGAACCGACCCGAACTCCCGACCACACTTTACGTCGTGCGCATCGACGAAGGGCCGACGCTTGGCGACGTGAAAGTGTTACCGTCCGACAACGTTTTCGATGAACGCATCACGATGCGCCACAGCGCGGACTTCGGTGGCGCACCGGAGCTGATGGAGTTTGAGTGGTATTACCATCCGGACACGGGCGGCGAAGTGGCTACGGACCTGCCCGTGGTGGATGGCTCGGGCAATATCATCGATCCACGTGGCTGGTTTATCTATTCGACCGAGGACGCCGGCCAGGGCTTCAACGACATCACCCTTGGCGAAGGACCGCGCAATGGGCTGCTCACGATGTCCGACAACTGGTTCATCTGCCGGTATCGCGGCTACAACATCGACGGTGTCACGAAGTGGAGCGACTGGGTTGGCCAACCGGGCGGTGGGCGGGCCCAACTCGCAGAAGGCTGGATCAAACGGGTCATCGACGGCCTCAATCCCTTCGAGCAACGTTCCGACAGCTTCCATTCCACCGAGGCGTCAACCCTGGTCAACATGCTCACGCAGGCGGGGCGCCGTTACGAGGGGCCGGTCGCCTTTAATCCCGATCCGAGCTACCTCAACACTGTCGGTCTCATCGAGGCTTACACCACCGTGTTCGAGCGCGGCAAGTCTCTCAGCATCGAAGGCACGCCGCCCGTGAACTACGAGCCGGCCAACACCTCGCTTCTGCTCGTCGGTGGTCGCATCGCGGACTTCTACATGATGCTCGGCAACGAGGCGTACGCCGACTCTACCGATCCGACGATCGGCTTCGCCACGGATGGCACGGGTGGGACGGACTATGGCGTGTTCGCCTCTTCCGTCTTCGCTTTCCAGAACCAGCTCGACTCCCTGCTCGAGGAGGAACTCGTGCTTCTGCGGGGCCGCGATGCCTCGTCGGCGAGCGTCCGCATCGGTCCGGTCTACAACCGCCTCTTCTGGAACCTCACGCGTGGCGATGGCGAGCTCGCCTACGCGCAGAGCTACAACATCATCGACGTCAACTTCGACGGCTTCGTGAACATCGACGACGCCTCCGCGATGTTCCCCCAAGGTCACGGCGACGCGTGGGGCCATTTCCTCACCGCGACCAAGGCCTACTACGACCTCCTTCGCAACACGAACTACACCTGGGTGCCGCGCGCGGAGTCCGTCCGGCTCGGTGGGGCGGTTGTGGCGGTGGACTACCTTGACGAACGCAAGTTCGCTCGCGCCGCCGCCGCGAAGGCGAAGGTCGGTGCCGAGACTGTGAACCTCACCTACCGCCAGACCTATGTGGACGATCCAGCCGGCCAGTTCCAGGGCTACAAGGACACCGACGCCGAACGCGCGTGGGGCCTCTTCGAGTGGGCTCAGCGCACGCGCCAGGCCGCCTATGTGGATTGGCTGATGGCCAACACGATTCTCCCGGCTCAAGATCCGGACCCGACGCATTCGGGCATCACCCGGATCGATCGAACCACCGTCACCGAGATCGGCGAGATCGCGGCCAACGCGGACGAAATCCAAGCGCAGCTCGACAAGGCGGATCGCGGGCTGAACCCGCTCGGCCTCGGCAAGGGCGTGGTGCCGTTCGACGTCGATCCCTTTTTCCTGGACATCGGTTCCGGCACGCAAAGCCGGACGCACTTCGACCAGATTTACGAGCGCGCGGAGACGGCGATGAACAACGCGATGAACGCGTTCAACAATGCCAGTCAGCTCACCACTGCCCTGCGTCGCCAGCAGGATTCCGACACGGATTTTGCACGAAACATCCAGGAGCAGGAACGCGATTACAAGAGCCGGCTGATCGAGATCTTTGGCTACCCATACTCCGGCGACATTGGGCCGGGCAAAACGTATCCATCGGATTATGATGGACCGGACCTGTATCACTACATGTATGCCAACGCGACGGAGCTCATCTCGTCGACCACCGCCACCACCCGAAGCTTTACGAGGGTCCTTAGCTCCGTAGAGACGGACTACGGTAGCTTCGGGTTCTACTTCCCGGGCGACACCAGCAGCCGGGCGCTGCAGAATAGTGTGCTCCGCGTGACGTATCCCCAGACCGCCGCGAGCTATAGTCTGCTCGCCCCGGCTTCGTGGGGCCAACGTCGCGCGCCCGGCGAATTGCAGCTCGCGGTCTCCGACCTATTGCAAGCCGACGCGTCGCTGCGCATCAGCCTCGCGAACTACGACGCGTTGATCAACCAGATCGAAGACGCAGTGGATTTGCTCGATGCGCAATATGCGCTGAGCAATGTCGTTGTGACGGCGTTGGGTGATCAGCAGAGCGAGGTCGAATCCATCAACAGCCTGATCACCAACTACCGGATCGTGAGTGGAGTTTTCCGCCGAGCGGGATCGATCGCCCGCGACGTGGCCGAGGTCGCCGCGATCACCATCGATAATCCTCTGGACCTCGGCTCGGTCGGTGCGTCCGCCGTGGCTACCTACGCGCTCGCTGCTGCCGAAATAGCGGAGTCGATTGCGGACGGAACGGACGGAGCCATCGCCACTGAGGAGCAGTCGAAGGAGGAACTCGAACTGACGACGGGGCTCACCATCGAGACCGCCAGCCAGAGCTTCGAGGTTCAACAGCGTGTCAAGGAAGTGCAGCAACTCATCCGCAGCGAGCCCGCCGCGCGCATCGAGGCCTATCAGCTTGCGGAGACGGTACGTCAGGCCGCGACCCGCTACCAAGCTGCACTGGCGGGTGGCCAGCGTCTGATGCAGGAGCGCCTCGCTTTCCGCCGCTACACCGCGGGCGACATCCAGGACAGCCGCTATCAGGACATGACGTTTCGCGTCTTCCGCAATGATGCGGTGCAGAAGTATCGAGCGCAGTTTGATCTCGCGGCGCGTTACGTCTATCTCGCGGCCATCGCCTACGATTATGAGACGCAGATGCTCGGCACGCAGAATGGTTCTGGCCGCGACTTCCTCACCCAGATCGTCCGCGACCGCAGCCTCGGTGTGATGCAGGACGGCATTCCAGTCGTCGGTCAGCCGGGTCTATCCGATTCGCTTGGTCGTCTGAAGCAGAACTTCAATGTGCTGAAGGGGCAGCTCGGTCTCACCGTCCCGGCCCTGGAGGGCAACAAGTTCTCCCTGCGCTCTCAAATGATGCGCATCTCGCCAGACGAAGGCGGCGAGGAGGCGTGGCGCAATGAATTGAAGAAGGCACGGGTGGCGGACCTCTGGCAGGTTCCCGAGTTTCGACGCTACTGCCGGCCGTTCGCCCCGGAGTCCGCCGGAGCGCAGCCTGGGCTCGTCCTCCGCTTCGGAACCACCGTCACGTTTGGGTTGAACTACTTCGGCTGGCCATTGGGCGGCGGGGACAGCTCGTACGACCCGACCTACTTTGCCACCAAGATTCGCTCGGCGGGCGTGTGGTTCGACAGCTACGACGGCTCCGGCCTCTCTCGAACCCCGCGTGTTTACCTGGTGCCTGCAGGAATCGACGTGCTGCGGTCGCCCACAGGCTCCTCTCTCGCCACGCGCGAATGGAAGGTGCTGGACCAGCAAATCCCGCCGCCCTTCAAGCTCGGTAAGACGACGCTCCGGAATCCGAGCTACATTCCCATCCACGACTCCCTCAGCAGCGTGTTCGGCGATGTGCGGAAGTTCTCCAGCCTCCGCGCCTACCACGATGGCGGGGAGTTCGACGAAAGCGAGGCCGCGACGGATACACGCTTGGTAGGCCGGAGCGTCTGGAACACGGAATGGCTGCTGATCATTCCCGGTGGCACCCTGTTATCCAATCCGAACCAGGGCCTCGATACATTCATCAACTCTGTGGGAGACATTCGCATGTTTTTCCAGAGCTACTCCTACTCGGGCAACTAA